One genomic segment of Rivularia sp. PCC 7116 includes these proteins:
- a CDS encoding FAD/NAD(P)-binding protein, which yields MESNPPHLLRKIDLAIIGAGVHALTLVTHLLQKRQKIRSKIAVFDPSGKWMSQWERQFAALEIPHLRSPAVHHPDPNPFALRKFAESRSNEFFPPYDLPGTRLFNDFCEDVIRRWDLENIVIGEKITRIQPLNNPFGSQFRLWLDSGKSILARRVVLATGSSQLQIPDWISQINQNYPEDKLCHSKSVDLRQLYLAGEKVLIIGGGLTSGHLAVGAMSRGAFVQISMQRQLQEKIFDADAGWLGPKYLKGFFAESDFAKRSEMIQQARNGGSMTPAMVTQLRRQAHNGKLKIQENTQVIGAEWMNNQWLVKFTNGEQKLFHRIWLSTGNRFDVNSEPLLKEVLQAYPIPVINGLPVLDNNLQWRGCSLFIMGGLAALQIGPTARNLSGARMASDKMLKAIIKSNIGQSQAKIA from the coding sequence ATGGAAAGTAATCCACCACACCTTTTGAGGAAAATCGATTTAGCAATTATCGGTGCTGGGGTTCACGCTCTGACTTTAGTTACTCATCTGCTACAGAAACGTCAGAAAATCCGTTCAAAAATTGCAGTGTTTGACCCCAGTGGAAAATGGATGAGTCAGTGGGAGCGTCAATTTGCAGCATTGGAAATACCGCATTTACGTTCTCCTGCGGTTCATCATCCAGATCCCAATCCTTTTGCATTACGTAAGTTTGCAGAGTCTCGCTCGAATGAGTTTTTCCCTCCCTATGATTTACCGGGAACTCGGTTATTTAATGATTTTTGTGAGGATGTAATTCGTCGTTGGGATTTAGAAAATATAGTTATTGGTGAAAAGATAACTCGAATTCAACCATTAAATAATCCTTTTGGATCGCAGTTTCGTTTGTGGTTGGATTCTGGGAAATCAATATTAGCTCGTCGGGTAGTATTAGCAACTGGTAGCAGTCAACTACAAATACCGGATTGGATAAGTCAAATTAACCAAAATTATCCAGAAGATAAACTTTGTCATTCTAAATCAGTAGATTTACGTCAACTATATTTAGCTGGTGAAAAAGTATTAATTATTGGTGGAGGTTTAACAAGCGGACATTTAGCGGTAGGTGCAATGTCTCGTGGTGCGTTTGTGCAGATATCAATGCAACGACAGTTACAGGAAAAGATATTTGATGCGGATGCTGGTTGGTTGGGACCGAAATATCTTAAAGGATTTTTTGCAGAATCAGATTTTGCAAAGCGCTCTGAAATGATTCAGCAAGCGCGAAATGGTGGTTCTATGACTCCTGCAATGGTAACGCAGCTAAGACGACAAGCGCATAATGGTAAGTTGAAAATTCAAGAAAACACCCAAGTTATTGGGGCTGAATGGATGAATAATCAATGGTTGGTGAAATTTACTAATGGAGAGCAAAAACTATTTCATCGCATTTGGTTATCTACCGGAAATCGTTTTGATGTCAATTCCGAACCTTTATTAAAGGAAGTTTTGCAAGCATATCCAATACCTGTAATCAATGGTTTACCCGTTTTGGATAATAACTTACAGTGGCGCGGTTGTTCGTTATTTATTATGGGTGGGTTAGCGGCTTTACAAATTGGACCGACAGCGCGAAATTTATCAGGTGCAAGAATGGCAAGTGATAAAATGCTCAAGGCGATTATTAAATCTAATATTGGTCAAAGTCAAGCTAAAATTGCTTGA
- a CDS encoding DUF3616 domain-containing protein yields the protein MHYPSLISKILLSFADNFADHHHDLSALLLTPQKHLWLGSDEASTIERLSFIDKQHFGEHKQYRVAEFFDLPAPEEEEIDIEGLAYSDYYLWLIGSHSYKRKKPKPDKSDVKNIKRLTKVKTEANRYIIGRIPLVNGELIGECPHPAKPNEYLSARKLQITTKGNLLMEALANDSHLGFFVKAEIPGKDNGFDIEGIEICQNRIFLGLRGPVLRGWAIILEIQLQESNSPGLLDLKYLEISGEKYKKHFIYLNGLGIRDLCWDNQDLLILAGPTMDLDGPITVYRLQGGVNSDENVLNYPQPVLEIPYGKGNDRAEGITLFEEITGVKSLLVVHDSPAENRLQGKASLIADVLQLNSEQRAASSEQLAINS from the coding sequence ATGCATTACCCATCTTTAATAAGTAAAATTTTACTCAGCTTTGCCGATAATTTTGCAGACCATCATCATGACCTTTCAGCATTATTGTTAACTCCACAAAAGCATTTATGGCTGGGTTCGGATGAAGCTTCTACAATTGAGCGTCTTTCATTTATTGACAAGCAACACTTTGGAGAACATAAGCAGTATCGGGTAGCAGAATTTTTCGATTTACCAGCACCCGAAGAGGAAGAAATTGATATTGAAGGATTGGCATATAGCGATTATTACTTATGGTTGATAGGTTCCCATAGTTACAAACGAAAAAAGCCGAAGCCTGATAAATCAGATGTGAAAAACATTAAAAGACTGACAAAAGTCAAAACAGAAGCAAATCGTTACATTATTGGACGTATTCCGTTGGTAAATGGTGAACTAATCGGTGAATGCCCTCATCCGGCAAAGCCAAACGAATACTTGAGTGCAAGGAAACTACAGATAACAACCAAAGGTAATCTGCTGATGGAAGCTTTAGCAAATGATTCCCATTTAGGATTCTTTGTTAAAGCAGAAATTCCTGGCAAAGATAATGGTTTTGATATTGAAGGAATAGAAATTTGTCAAAATCGGATTTTTTTAGGTTTACGCGGTCCTGTGTTGCGCGGTTGGGCGATAATTTTAGAAATACAGTTGCAAGAATCTAATTCACCGGGATTACTTGATTTAAAATATCTGGAAATTAGTGGAGAAAAGTACAAAAAGCATTTCATCTATTTAAATGGTTTGGGAATTCGGGATTTATGCTGGGATAATCAAGATTTATTGATTTTAGCCGGTCCCACAATGGATTTAGATGGTCCTATAACAGTTTATCGTTTGCAGGGCGGCGTTAATTCAGATGAAAACGTGCTTAATTATCCCCAGCCAGTACTTGAGATTCCTTACGGAAAAGGTAACGATCGCGCAGAGGGAATTACTTTATTTGAAGAGATTACGGGAGTCAAGTCCTTATTAGTAGTTCATGATTCTCCCGCAGAAAATAGACTACAGGGAAAAGCTAGTTTAATTGCTGATGTCTTACAGTTGAACAGCGAGCAGCGAGCAGCGAGCAGTGAGCAGTTAGCTATAAACAGCTAA
- a CDS encoding metal ABC transporter permease yields MLNLLFEPLSFGFMRDALVIAASLGILCSVVGSYLIVQRQGILGDVIAHAVLPGIAIALFLGIDIFLGAFVCGTFSTFVIAWIESQSRVKVDAAMALVFSGFLALGIMLISVLKSKVDLHHFLFGDILGVTTEDVFRTLIITSVTLLLVKVCYKELLFYTFDPLGAQASGLPTNIIKFGLTAAITLTIIASMQAVGVVLVISLLIGPGVTAYLLVNELHQMMLLGSVIGIIGSVGGLYISYYQNVPSGASIVLFICGLFLLALLFSPSQGILTRPRARKLNRSQKVLHEVAKVKRR; encoded by the coding sequence ATGTTAAATTTGCTTTTTGAACCGCTTAGTTTTGGATTCATGCGAGACGCGCTAGTTATTGCAGCTAGTTTAGGTATTCTTTGCTCTGTTGTTGGTTCTTATCTGATAGTACAGCGTCAGGGAATACTTGGTGATGTAATTGCTCATGCTGTTTTACCCGGAATTGCGATCGCGCTATTTCTTGGCATTGATATTTTTCTGGGTGCTTTTGTTTGCGGGACTTTCAGTACTTTTGTAATTGCTTGGATAGAATCGCAGTCTCGGGTTAAAGTTGATGCTGCAATGGCTTTGGTTTTTTCGGGTTTTTTAGCTTTGGGTATCATGCTAATTAGCGTGCTGAAAAGTAAAGTTGATTTGCATCACTTTTTATTTGGCGATATTTTAGGGGTGACAACAGAAGATGTTTTTAGAACTTTAATAATTACATCTGTTACTTTACTTTTAGTGAAGGTTTGTTATAAAGAATTGCTATTTTACACCTTTGACCCATTAGGCGCACAAGCCAGCGGATTGCCGACAAATATTATTAAATTTGGATTGACGGCAGCAATTACGTTAACCATTATTGCTAGTATGCAAGCTGTGGGAGTAGTGTTAGTAATTTCTTTATTAATAGGTCCTGGAGTAACGGCTTATTTATTAGTAAACGAGCTTCATCAAATGATGCTTTTGGGTTCTGTAATCGGTATTATTGGTAGCGTCGGCGGTTTATATATTAGCTATTATCAAAACGTGCCTTCGGGTGCATCAATTGTATTATTTATTTGCGGGTTATTTTTATTAGCATTATTATTCAGCCCTTCACAAGGTATATTAACTCGTCCGAGAGCAAGAAAGCTAAATCGTTCTCAGAAGGTTTTGCACGAAGTCGCAAAAGTGAAGCGTAGGTAA
- a CDS encoding metal ABC transporter solute-binding protein, Zn/Mn family: MFRKLPLNAIAALTLAFGLISCSGNEQVNSNSGTEENSAVNTSSTATGERPLVVATTSILCDLTKQVAAQTVDLKCLVDAGQDPHTYQPKPDDRKAIEQADLVLYGGYDFEPSIIKLVQASSNQAPKVAVHEVAVPKPILGEEHDHSHSGHKEEKHDGHDHEKEEKHSEEKAPDPHVWHNPQNGVQMVEAIRSNLEKVAPDNAQLYAANAEKVTGEIKEIDSWIKKNVATIPANQRKLVTTHDALTYYTQAYNIDYEGAIEGLSTEVQPTAARIGQLSKEIKQENVPTIFAESTHSPKLIERIAKEANVKVSEEKLYADNLGEQGTDADTYQKMLVANTKAIVDGLGGTYTAFGQ, encoded by the coding sequence ATGTTTAGAAAATTACCTCTAAATGCGATTGCGGCGTTAACTTTAGCTTTTGGTTTGATTAGCTGTAGTGGTAACGAGCAAGTCAACTCCAATTCTGGTACAGAAGAAAATTCTGCCGTAAATACCAGCAGTACTGCAACGGGGGAGCGTCCTTTGGTTGTTGCGACTACAAGCATACTTTGCGACTTAACTAAACAAGTAGCGGCTCAAACAGTTGACTTGAAGTGCTTAGTAGATGCAGGTCAAGATCCCCACACATATCAGCCCAAACCGGATGACCGCAAAGCAATCGAGCAGGCTGATTTAGTTTTGTACGGTGGTTATGATTTTGAACCTAGTATTATCAAATTAGTTCAAGCAAGCAGTAATCAGGCTCCGAAAGTAGCAGTTCATGAAGTTGCTGTTCCTAAACCAATTCTTGGAGAAGAACACGACCATAGTCATTCCGGACATAAGGAAGAAAAGCACGACGGGCACGACCACGAGAAAGAAGAAAAACATTCTGAAGAAAAAGCACCAGACCCCCATGTATGGCATAATCCTCAAAATGGCGTACAAATGGTGGAAGCTATTCGTAGTAATTTAGAAAAAGTTGCTCCAGATAACGCTCAATTGTATGCAGCTAATGCCGAGAAAGTAACCGGGGAAATAAAAGAAATAGATAGCTGGATTAAAAAGAATGTAGCTACGATTCCTGCAAATCAACGTAAACTAGTTACCACTCACGATGCTTTAACTTACTATACTCAGGCATATAATATTGACTACGAAGGTGCAATTGAAGGTTTGAGTACTGAAGTACAACCAACAGCAGCGAGAATAGGTCAACTTTCAAAAGAAATCAAGCAAGAGAACGTACCGACAATATTTGCTGAAAGTACCCATAGTCCAAAACTAATTGAAAGGATTGCTAAAGAAGCTAACGTAAAAGTTTCTGAGGAAAAATTATATGCTGATAATTTGGGTGAACAAGGTACTGATGCCGATACTTATCAGAAAATGTTAGTTGCTAATACTAAAGCTATTGTGGATGGTTTGGGAGGTACATATACGGCTTTTGGACAATAA
- the folE gene encoding GTP cyclohydrolase I FolE: MTLSFRPELNSAEEVVSSLSTQNKPKVTDEEMMQAVRTLLLGLGEDPDREGLKDTPKRVVKALQFLTKGYNESLDELLNGAVFTEDANEMVLVRDIDIFSSCEHHILPILGRAHVAYIPNGKVIGLSKIARICEMYGRRLQVQERLTLQIAEALEGLLKPQGVAVVVEASHMCMVMRGVQKPGSWTVTSAMRGVFAEDAKTREEFMNLIRHKANFH; this comes from the coding sequence ATGACTTTATCTTTTCGTCCCGAATTAAATTCTGCCGAGGAAGTTGTTTCATCTTTATCTACACAAAATAAACCAAAGGTTACGGATGAAGAAATGATGCAAGCTGTGAGAACTTTACTACTTGGATTAGGAGAAGACCCAGATAGAGAAGGACTTAAAGATACTCCTAAAAGAGTTGTAAAAGCCTTACAGTTTTTGACCAAGGGATACAATGAATCTTTGGACGAACTGTTAAATGGTGCAGTATTTACAGAAGATGCCAATGAAATGGTATTAGTCAGAGATATTGATATTTTTAGTTCCTGCGAACACCATATTTTACCAATCCTTGGTCGCGCTCATGTAGCTTATATTCCTAATGGGAAAGTCATTGGATTATCAAAAATTGCCCGCATTTGTGAAATGTACGGAAGACGTTTACAAGTGCAGGAAAGATTGACTTTACAAATTGCTGAAGCACTCGAAGGTTTACTCAAACCTCAAGGTGTGGCAGTAGTTGTAGAAGCTAGTCATATGTGTATGGTAATGCGTGGCGTACAAAAACCTGGTTCTTGGACTGTAACCAGTGCAATGCGTGGTGTATTCGCAGAAGATGCCAAAACTCGCGAGGAATTTATGAATTTGATTCGACACAAAGCTAATTTTCATTAA
- a CDS encoding iron uptake porin — protein MKKNLWKFLVVSPVLSFPFATSLLINDSAVAQTQIQEETLEQVTSVSQFSDVQPTDWAFQALQSLVERYGCIAGYPNSTYRGNRALTRYEFAAGLNACLDRVNELIATSTADLVSKEDLATLQRLQSEFSAELATLRGRVDALEARTAQLEANQFSTTSKLEGEVVVGITDVFEGDTNDDNTTLGARARINFVTSFTGKDTLYTRLQSNNIVGPDIGTPEGSLAFAGESGDNDVELDALWYSFPLTESTNVIAIANAGAADDVVDTVNLFDGDGTEGALSSFGTRNPIYGAMDGAGVGVTQEFGKNLSLSLAYLAGSASDPSTDNGLFNGSYGALAQLTFAPSDRFKVGLTYINSYNQFNGSGSSASNFNTVSPLDNISTLADTPFSADSYGVQASLGISKNLVLGGWAGYTNARNLTTSAAFPDRGSTEIWNWAVTLGLPDLGKKGNLAGIIFGMEPKVTDSSIDGLNEDPDTSYHIEAFYQYQINDNIAITPGVIWLTAPDHNDNNNDVVIGTFRTTFTF, from the coding sequence ATGAAGAAAAATTTGTGGAAGTTTTTAGTAGTTAGTCCTGTCTTAAGCTTTCCGTTTGCAACATCATTATTAATAAATGACAGCGCTGTTGCACAAACTCAAATCCAAGAAGAAACCTTAGAACAAGTTACTTCTGTTTCCCAGTTTTCAGATGTACAGCCTACAGATTGGGCATTTCAGGCATTACAGTCTTTAGTAGAACGCTACGGGTGTATTGCAGGATATCCCAATAGTACCTACAGAGGAAATCGGGCTTTAACAAGATATGAGTTTGCAGCAGGTTTGAATGCTTGTTTGGATAGAGTCAATGAGTTGATTGCAACCTCAACCGCAGACCTAGTTAGTAAAGAAGACCTTGCAACTTTACAAAGACTACAATCAGAATTTTCTGCGGAATTAGCAACCCTTAGAGGAAGAGTAGATGCTTTAGAAGCACGTACTGCTCAGTTAGAAGCAAATCAATTCTCTACAACTTCTAAACTCGAAGGTGAAGTAGTCGTGGGGATTACAGATGTATTTGAAGGAGATACTAACGACGACAATACTACATTGGGTGCAAGAGCAAGAATTAACTTCGTTACCAGCTTCACAGGAAAAGATACTCTCTACACCAGACTGCAAAGCAATAACATAGTTGGTCCCGATATTGGCACACCCGAAGGAAGCTTAGCCTTTGCTGGTGAGAGCGGAGATAATGACGTTGAATTAGATGCACTTTGGTACAGTTTTCCTTTAACTGAGAGTACTAACGTCATCGCGATCGCAAATGCAGGTGCAGCAGATGATGTTGTAGATACAGTTAACTTATTTGATGGTGATGGTACTGAAGGAGCTTTATCTAGCTTTGGTACTCGTAACCCCATCTATGGAGCAATGGATGGTGCTGGTGTAGGAGTTACCCAAGAGTTTGGCAAGAATCTATCTTTGAGCTTGGCTTATTTAGCTGGTTCTGCAAGCGATCCAAGTACTGATAATGGTTTATTTAACGGTTCCTACGGTGCATTAGCACAGTTGACCTTTGCACCAAGCGACCGCTTTAAGGTTGGTTTAACCTACATCAATTCTTACAATCAGTTCAATGGTTCTGGTAGTAGTGCTTCTAACTTCAATACAGTTTCACCATTGGATAATATTTCGACCCTTGCAGATACTCCTTTTAGTGCCGACTCCTATGGTGTTCAAGCATCATTAGGGATAAGTAAAAACTTAGTATTAGGTGGTTGGGCTGGTTATACCAATGCTCGTAATTTAACCACATCCGCAGCTTTCCCAGACCGTGGAAGTACGGAGATTTGGAACTGGGCTGTTACTTTAGGTTTGCCCGATCTGGGTAAAAAAGGTAATTTGGCAGGTATCATCTTTGGTATGGAGCCAAAAGTAACTGATTCTAGTATTGATGGTTTGAATGAAGATCCAGATACTTCCTACCACATCGAAGCATTCTATCAGTATCAAATTAATGACAATATTGCCATTACTCCTGGTGTGATTTGGCTGACTGCACCAGACCATAACGATAATAACAATGATGTAGTAATTGGTACTTTCAGAACTACTTTTACTTTTTAG
- a CDS encoding GTP-binding protein — protein sequence MVNKTSPLPATLILGFAGSGKTSLIKYLSNQIGTTVEHIQSGSSELGSGCICCSGLKDLKQLIKDLLIDRESGKNQCQHLFIEASHETDPIPVIRTIRQSFSPGSIFLKEAITVINVANYPPTDSRIDLVTNQIFFANKIVVNHCDSATDEQINKCHKHIRGVKWQPIFNAIQGIINTNDFRVPSTVEASTSVSTVISFSS from the coding sequence ATGGTAAATAAAACTTCACCATTGCCTGCTACCCTAATTCTAGGGTTCGCAGGTAGTGGAAAAACTAGTTTAATTAAATATCTGAGTAATCAAATTGGGACTACTGTAGAGCATATACAAAGCGGTTCTTCAGAACTTGGTAGTGGTTGTATTTGCTGTAGTGGACTCAAAGATTTAAAACAGTTAATCAAAGATTTACTTATTGATAGAGAAAGCGGAAAAAATCAATGTCAGCATTTGTTTATCGAAGCTAGTCACGAAACAGATCCAATTCCAGTAATTAGAACAATTCGACAATCTTTTTCCCCAGGAAGTATTTTTTTGAAAGAAGCGATTACAGTAATTAATGTAGCAAACTATCCACCTACAGATAGCAGAATTGATTTAGTTACCAATCAAATATTTTTTGCCAATAAAATAGTAGTTAATCACTGCGACAGCGCAACTGATGAGCAAATAAATAAATGTCATAAACATATTCGTGGAGTAAAATGGCAGCCAATATTTAATGCGATTCAAGGAATTATTAACACTAATGATTTTCGCGTGCCTTCAACAGTAGAAGCATCTACAAGTGTTTCTACTGTAATTTCCTTTTCCTCCTAA
- the cysS gene encoding cysteine--tRNA ligase, translated as MTLTIYNTLTRRKETFQPLEPGKLKMYCCGVTVYDYCHLGHARSYIVWDTVRRYLKFSGYQVRYLQNFTDIDDKILNRANAENTSMEEVSQKYIQAYFEDIRRLNVIDASEYPRVTENITPIHQLIAELERKDYAYAVNGDVYYKTENFAEYGKLSGKQLEDMQAGASGRVDLEDLSGKKKHKPSDFALWKAAKPGEPAWESPWGMGRPGWHIECSAMIRANLGETIDIHGGGGDLVFPHHENEIAQSEVVTGKPLANYWMHNGMVTVNGVKMSKSLGNFTTIRELLDRPIDPMVIRLFVLQGHYRKPLDFTKDAISSAQNAWETLKNGLLFRHQYGEKLGWKETNLNPETELQNSQINSFQTAMDDDFNTPGGLAVLFELAKELRRNANIITHQGNTEIPSEKLKQMWQTLVTLAKVFGLEILSPAENKNASEVLSNAEILALIEQRQDARQNRNFALSDSIRNQLQAVGVNLIDQPNGETRWHRN; from the coding sequence ATGACTCTAACAATATACAATACCCTCACCCGTCGTAAAGAAACCTTTCAACCTTTAGAACCAGGAAAGTTGAAAATGTACTGCTGTGGTGTCACGGTGTATGATTATTGTCACCTGGGTCATGCAAGGTCTTATATTGTTTGGGATACAGTACGACGCTATTTAAAATTTAGCGGTTATCAAGTGCGTTACCTGCAAAATTTTACCGACATTGATGACAAAATTCTGAATCGGGCTAACGCTGAGAATACATCAATGGAAGAGGTTTCTCAAAAGTACATTCAAGCCTATTTTGAAGATATCCGTCGCTTAAACGTCATTGATGCATCTGAGTATCCCCGTGTGACTGAAAATATCACTCCTATTCATCAGTTGATTGCAGAATTGGAACGAAAAGATTATGCTTATGCGGTAAATGGAGATGTCTATTACAAGACAGAAAACTTTGCTGAATATGGCAAACTTTCCGGTAAGCAATTAGAAGATATGCAAGCCGGGGCAAGTGGTAGAGTTGATTTAGAAGACTTATCTGGAAAGAAGAAACATAAACCATCTGATTTTGCCTTGTGGAAAGCAGCAAAACCGGGAGAACCCGCTTGGGAGTCACCTTGGGGAATGGGAAGGCCGGGATGGCACATTGAATGTTCGGCAATGATTCGTGCTAATTTGGGAGAAACCATTGATATTCATGGTGGTGGTGGTGATTTGGTATTTCCCCATCATGAAAATGAAATCGCTCAATCAGAAGTAGTCACTGGTAAACCACTTGCTAATTACTGGATGCATAACGGCATGGTGACTGTGAATGGTGTAAAAATGTCTAAGTCTCTAGGTAATTTTACGACAATTAGAGAATTACTTGACCGACCAATCGACCCAATGGTTATCAGGTTATTTGTACTGCAAGGTCATTACCGCAAGCCTTTGGACTTTACAAAAGATGCTATTTCTTCGGCTCAAAATGCTTGGGAAACTCTCAAAAACGGTTTGTTATTCCGACACCAATATGGTGAAAAATTGGGATGGAAGGAAACAAATCTCAATCCAGAAACTGAGTTACAAAATTCTCAGATCAACAGCTTTCAAACAGCAATGGATGATGATTTTAATACACCAGGGGGATTAGCAGTATTATTTGAACTAGCCAAAGAATTGCGTCGGAACGCTAATATCATCACTCATCAAGGTAATACGGAAATTCCTTCAGAAAAGCTAAAGCAAATGTGGCAAACTTTAGTAACATTAGCAAAGGTTTTTGGACTTGAAATCTTATCCCCAGCAGAAAATAAAAACGCATCCGAAGTACTGAGTAATGCAGAAATTTTAGCTTTAATTGAGCAACGACAAGATGCACGTCAAAATCGTAACTTTGCTTTATCCGATTCTATTCGTAATCAATTACAAGCTGTAGGAGTAAATTTAATTGACCAACCGAATGGGGAAACTCGCTGGCATCGGAACTAA
- the hemB gene encoding porphobilinogen synthase: MSSEKPTNNTASAVKTLIQRPRRLRRTPGLRSMVRENQLTVDDLIYPMFVMEGENQKMEISSMPGCYRYTLDLLLEEIKQVSELGINAIALFPLIPEAKKDDVGTESYNQDGLVQRTVKAIKQAVPDILVITDVALDPFSIHGHDGIVDDNGVILNDPTVEVLVKMAVSQAEAGTDIVAPSDMMDGRIGAIRQALDAAGYFHVSILAYSAKYASGYYGPFRDALDSAPKFGDKKTYQMDAANAREALKEVELDIAEGADIVMVKPALAYMDIICQIKSTTNLPVAAYNVSGEYAMIKAAAQQGWIDEKKVILETLTSMKRAGADLILTYFAKEVALMLL; this comes from the coding sequence ATGTCGTCAGAAAAACCCACTAACAACACCGCATCTGCTGTTAAAACCTTAATTCAACGTCCCCGTCGGCTGCGTCGTACTCCCGGATTACGTAGCATGGTACGAGAAAATCAACTAACTGTAGACGACTTGATATATCCGATGTTCGTCATGGAAGGGGAAAATCAAAAAATGGAAATCTCCTCCATGCCGGGATGTTATCGTTATACTTTGGACTTGTTGCTTGAAGAAATCAAACAAGTTAGTGAATTAGGAATTAATGCGATCGCGCTGTTTCCTCTGATTCCAGAAGCCAAAAAGGATGATGTTGGTACGGAAAGCTACAATCAGGATGGTTTAGTACAAAGAACCGTCAAAGCAATTAAACAAGCTGTACCCGATATACTTGTGATTACCGATGTGGCTCTCGACCCCTTCAGTATTCACGGTCACGACGGTATTGTCGATGACAACGGAGTCATTTTAAATGACCCCACAGTAGAAGTATTGGTGAAAATGGCAGTTTCCCAAGCAGAAGCTGGTACGGATATAGTCGCACCTTCCGACATGATGGACGGTAGAATCGGTGCAATTCGTCAAGCTTTAGATGCAGCAGGATACTTTCATGTAAGTATTTTGGCATACTCTGCTAAATATGCTTCTGGTTATTATGGACCATTCCGCGATGCTTTGGATTCAGCGCCGAAATTTGGGGATAAGAAGACTTATCAAATGGATGCAGCCAATGCTAGAGAGGCTTTAAAAGAAGTAGAGTTAGATATTGCCGAAGGTGCGGATATAGTCATGGTGAAACCTGCTTTGGCATATATGGATATCATTTGTCAGATTAAATCAACAACAAACTTACCCGTAGCTGCATATAACGTCAGTGGAGAATATGCCATGATTAAAGCAGCCGCACAGCAAGGTTGGATTGATGAGAAAAAGGTGATTTTAGAAACTTTGACTAGCATGAAGCGGGCTGGTGCTGATTTGATTTTGACTTATTTCGCCAAAGAAGTTGCTTTAATGTTGCTTTAG
- a CDS encoding metal ABC transporter ATP-binding protein, with protein MLEVEHLDVDYRGVVAVEDVSFCVSPGQMVGVIGPNGAGKSTLVKAILGLIPVSDGTIKFCNCPIHKQLRSIAYVPQRTQVDWDYPITVQNVVMMARTVSTGWFRKPSRKSKEIVKSALHRVGMWEFRSRQIGELSGGQQQRVFLARALAQQADLLFFDEPFVGIDKSTEDIMFNIFNELRRDGKILILITHDLGETLAQCDFLLLLNKHIIADGSMKEVVTTENLQRAYGNNILFLNRQEKSA; from the coding sequence GTGCTAGAAGTAGAGCATTTGGACGTAGATTACCGGGGTGTAGTGGCTGTTGAGGATGTGAGTTTTTGCGTTTCCCCCGGACAGATGGTTGGTGTAATCGGTCCAAATGGCGCTGGTAAAAGCACTTTGGTTAAAGCGATACTCGGTTTAATTCCGGTTTCAGATGGCACTATTAAATTTTGTAACTGTCCCATCCACAAGCAATTACGCTCCATTGCTTACGTACCTCAAAGAACCCAAGTAGATTGGGATTATCCGATTACGGTACAGAATGTAGTGATGATGGCTCGTACTGTAAGCACGGGTTGGTTTCGCAAGCCAAGCCGTAAGTCTAAAGAAATAGTTAAATCTGCATTGCATAGAGTAGGGATGTGGGAATTTCGTTCTCGTCAAATCGGTGAGTTATCCGGAGGACAACAGCAGCGGGTATTTTTAGCTAGAGCGCTAGCACAGCAAGCTGATTTATTATTTTTTGACGAACCGTTTGTGGGAATTGATAAAAGCACTGAAGATATCATGTTTAATATTTTCAATGAATTAAGAAGGGATGGCAAGATATTAATTTTAATTACTCACGATCTAGGTGAAACTTTAGCTCAATGTGACTTTTTATTATTGTTAAACAAACATATTATCGCTGATGGTTCGATGAAGGAAGTTGTTACAACCGAAAATTTACAGCGTGCTTATGGCAATAATATTTTATTTTTAAATAGACAAGAAAAATCGGCTTAA